Proteins from a genomic interval of Coregonus clupeaformis isolate EN_2021a chromosome 4, ASM2061545v1, whole genome shotgun sequence:
- the cd302 gene encoding CD302 antigen isoform X2 codes for MESLKKHCPADGRTWVPFGQRCYHFVHGEEDVAKSYTIEAAKTICSGYELLSVQSAEENNFIINYSPQVWKGNIHVWLGMYYDSDDEAFKWQDETGLSFKNWGNSSSESEFIPMDTCVAMHSSTGEWEKVSCVEDPENGVVCETAEKAEKDRKPATSPLLSALVILSVVGIMGISAVFWFLHQKHQYGTVLTSFEYHPPFRSPSSDEACLVETEDIDDMA; via the exons ACTGTCCTGCAGATGGGCGCACCTGGGTGCCTTTCGGACAAAGATGCTACCACTTCGTCCATGGAGAAGAAGATGTGGCTAAAAGCTATACGATTGAAGCTGCGAAAACCATCTGCTCAGGATATG AACTGTTGAGTGTCCAAAGTGCAGAGGAGAATAATTTCATCATCAACTACAGTCCGCAGGTGTGGAAAGGCAACATACACGTGTGGTTGGGCATGTATTATGACAGTGACG ATGAGGCCTTTAAGTGGCAAGATGAAACAGGTCTGAGCTTTAAGAACTGGGGGAATAGCTCCAGCGAGTCTGAATTCATTCCCATGGACACCTGTGTGGCCATGCACAGCAGCACAGGGGAGTGGGAGAAAGTCAGCTGTGTCGAAGACCCGGAGAATGGAGTGGTCTGTGAAACTGCTGAAA AAGCAGAGAAGGATCGCAAACCTG CTACCAGTCCACTGCTTTCAGCTCTGGTAATTCTCAGTGTGGTCGGCATCATGGGGATCTCTGCAGTCTTTTGGTTCCTGCACCAGAAGCACCAATACGGTACTGTCCTCACGTCATTCGAGTACCACCCCCCATTCAGGTCTCCCAGCTCTGACGAGGCCTGCCTAGTGGAGACAGAGGACATTGATGACATGGCTTAG